CTTGCGCGTCCAAGATTTATCTGGACTTCCAGTAGAGTTCTATGCCGAAATGGAAACGGTGGATCGGATGCTCCAGCGTTACGACTTATATAAAGGCGCCAAAGTCCAGCGAATTGACCATTTTAACTGCATGGTGCCGGATGTAGAAAAAGCCTATAACTATTATATTGATGAGCTCGGCTTTGCGTGTTCGGAATACACGGCCGGGGAAGAAGAAAAAATTTGGGCGGCGTGGCTGCACCGCAAACCAAGTGTGCACGATGTCGCATTCATGAACGGCCCAGGTCCACGTCTTCATCACGTCGGTTTTTGGTTGAACGACCCAATGAGCTTAATTAACGGCTGTGACGTCTTGGCTTCGATGGGGTACGCTCCAAACATTGAACGCGGCCCGGGACGACATGGATTGTCCAATGCCTTCTTCCTCTATTTGAGAGATCCGGACGGTCACCGGATTGAGCTGTATAACGGGGACTATCTCACAAGTGATCCGGACTTCAAGCCGGTCCGCTGGGATCTTGATGATCCGATGCGGCAGACATTCTGGGGCCATGAAGCACCAGACAGCTGGTTTGAAGAAGCATCCGAAGTGCTCGATGTTCATACTGGAAAGAAAATCGATCTGAAAGAGCCGACATTGAAAAAACGAAAGCCAACGTTTGTCATATAAGCCTTATTTTCTAAGAATGTAAATTTTTTTCAAGAGGTGATAATCATGGATGATCGTATGTTTAGAATAGCGATGGGGAAATTTGCGACAGGCGTAACCGTGATTACAACGGAGGTGGACGGAGAAGTACACGGCATGACTGCCAATGCTTTCATGTCGGTGTCGTTGGATCCAAAACTTGTCCTCATTTCCGTCGGAGATAAAGCCCGCATGCATGACTTAATTAAACGTGCTGATAAATTTGCGGTAAATATATTGTCAGAAGAGCAGAAAGAGATGTCAATGATTTTTGCCGGACAAATCAAAGAAGAAAGAAACGTAGCTTTTGAAGATTTTGAAGGAACGCCGATCATAAAAGATTCCATCGTTAATCTGGCCTGTAACGTGTATGATGCGCACGAAGCTGGGGACCACACCTTATTTGTCGGCGAGGTATTAAATTTAAATGTTCAAGACGGAGAACCGCTTGCTTTCTTTGAAGGAAAATACAAAGAAATAAGCTAAGCTATAACGACAGGTTAGACTGAAACATGAGGGAAAACAGTCAGAATGACTAGAAACTATTTAAAAAATGGTTCTCAACTATTTCTTGCTAGATTAAGGGAGGATTTATTACTAAAGTAAAATCTCTCCCTTTTCTTTTTATTTACCTATATTATGAAAACGCTTAATATAAATGGTCAATTAAAGGAGTGAAAAGCATGTTTAATATAAAAGTTCTGAAATATGCTGCTATGGCTGCTGCAAGTGTATTTATACTCAGTGCTTGTTCAGAGGAATCTAATTCTAAAAGTTCTTCCGAAACATCCGGGGAATCACAAGAATTTGCCTTTTCACATTTTTTTCCTTCCAATAGTCCGATGGAAACAGATATTGTCCAAGGGTTTGTAACGGGGGTTAAAGAAGCGACGGAAGGAGAAGTTGACATTACATCTTATCCGGGGAACCAACTTGCTGATCCAGATGGACACTTTGAAGCAGCTGCTACAGGTGTGGCAGACATGGGTTATGGTGTACATAGTTATACACCCGGACAGTTCCCTCTTACCTCGGTTATGGAGCTTCCTTTCTTGAGTGAAACGTCTTCAGAAGGTTCGCAGATGATATGGGATTTATATGAAGAATTTCCAGAAATGCAAGACGAATATGCCGATGTGATGCCGATATGGCTTTCAACATCTGAACCTGCACAAATTTACACAGTTGGCAAGCAAGTAAAAAGCCCTGAAGATTTGGAAGGAATGAGAGTACGTTCTCCTTCCCCAGAGGTTAATGCATGGCTTGAAGAATTAGGTGCTGTTCCTGTTTCTATGCCGATGAGTGATGTGTATGAAGCGCTCGAACGTGGAGTAGTAGATGGCACCGTCGGCCCTACTCATACTTTGCTGGACTATAGCTTAAAAGATGTTATTGACTATGTAACGGTTGGTAATTTCTATATGACAACGTTTTATGGGGCAATGAACCAATCCAGCTGGGATTCCATTAGTGAAGAAAACCAGGAAGCGATTGGCGAAATCAAGGGAGAAAATATGGTTCAATTGATCGGCGAGGTTCATGATGCTCAAGCAAAAAAAGCAGAGCAGGCAGCCAAAGAGGCTGGAGTGGAATTTTATGAAATAAGTAAAGAGGAACAAGAAGAATGGGAGAGATACATGCAGCCAGCTATTGAAGCCTGGATTGAAGATAAAGAAAGCAAAAGGCTCCCAGGGCAAGAAATTTATGACAGAGCCGTTGAATTAAGCAATGAATAAATAATAAGTTAACCTATAGAAAATAGC
This DNA window, taken from Alteribacillus bidgolensis, encodes the following:
- the hpaD gene encoding 3,4-dihydroxyphenylacetate 2,3-dioxygenase, translated to MNFDIIRTGRAVLHVTDLDKSRAFYDALGFIETEFDQENIFFRGLEEHNHHSLWLKKKPEPAVEVISYKVRAEDDLEKLESFFTKQGRKVTWLEKGSQKALGKSLRVQDLSGLPVEFYAEMETVDRMLQRYDLYKGAKVQRIDHFNCMVPDVEKAYNYYIDELGFACSEYTAGEEEKIWAAWLHRKPSVHDVAFMNGPGPRLHHVGFWLNDPMSLINGCDVLASMGYAPNIERGPGRHGLSNAFFLYLRDPDGHRIELYNGDYLTSDPDFKPVRWDLDDPMRQTFWGHEAPDSWFEEASEVLDVHTGKKIDLKEPTLKKRKPTFVI
- a CDS encoding flavin reductase family protein, coding for MDDRMFRIAMGKFATGVTVITTEVDGEVHGMTANAFMSVSLDPKLVLISVGDKARMHDLIKRADKFAVNILSEEQKEMSMIFAGQIKEERNVAFEDFEGTPIIKDSIVNLACNVYDAHEAGDHTLFVGEVLNLNVQDGEPLAFFEGKYKEIS
- a CDS encoding TRAP transporter substrate-binding protein, which encodes MFNIKVLKYAAMAAASVFILSACSEESNSKSSSETSGESQEFAFSHFFPSNSPMETDIVQGFVTGVKEATEGEVDITSYPGNQLADPDGHFEAAATGVADMGYGVHSYTPGQFPLTSVMELPFLSETSSEGSQMIWDLYEEFPEMQDEYADVMPIWLSTSEPAQIYTVGKQVKSPEDLEGMRVRSPSPEVNAWLEELGAVPVSMPMSDVYEALERGVVDGTVGPTHTLLDYSLKDVIDYVTVGNFYMTTFYGAMNQSSWDSISEENQEAIGEIKGENMVQLIGEVHDAQAKKAEQAAKEAGVEFYEISKEEQEEWERYMQPAIEAWIEDKESKRLPGQEIYDRAVELSNE